Proteins from a genomic interval of Drosophila santomea strain STO CAGO 1482 unplaced genomic scaffold, Prin_Dsan_1.1 Segkk81_quiver_pilon_ctg2_scaf, whole genome shotgun sequence:
- the LOC120457831 gene encoding serine/threonine-protein kinase haspin homolog isoform X2 produces MDYSLEDGKWSDPFDELLDSRTKLRKMNIVTQSVRVPHNIDSSVENSSFIEVKEPIHEDESLTCEDCFIKVHCPSDSISTPCDKRLGAVLFNCGLSPITRLKLEGFKGSGGTDTKDANINVNVENPFLNINASPNKCSNFGKRQLSKSYKMVTVVHPSSIVLQPGKWRKSLNNFIRTKITEINFNKEVERSSICQDRKSLVLKGEHKFKNKCEEEVLKYCDQSIPLPFNDAYEQNKWLNSIKIGEGAYGEVFLCSRNQNRLEKHISNIVLKIIPLEGPTEINGEKQKTFRQILPEIIITTKMSSLQANKINSTDGFVSIHKEGQQYCLQIMLFNLIT; encoded by the exons atggatTATTCTTTAGAGGACGGTAAATGGAGTGATCCTTTCGATGAACTTTTGGACTCTAGAAC GAAACTACGTAAAATGAATATTGTAACACAATCTGTTAGAGTACCCCATAACATTGACTCCAGTGTTGAAAATAGCAGCTTCATAGAAGTAAAGGAACCCATTCACGAAGACGAATCTTTGACTTGTGAAGATTGCTTTATAAAAGTGCATTGTCCCAGTGATTCTATATCAACTCCTTGCGACAAACGATTAGGCGCAGTATTATTTAATTGCGGCCTCTCTCCAATTACTCGCTTGAAACTTGAAGGTTTTAAAGGCAGCGGTGGCACTGATACTAAAGACgcaaatataaatgtaaatgttgaAAATCCATTTCTAAACATAAATGCCAGCCCAAATAAATGTTCTAATTTCGGGAAAAGACAGTTAAGTAAATCATATAAGATGGTTACTGTTGTGCACCCTTCTTCGATTGTATTACAACCGGGAAAGTGGCGAAAATCGCTGAACAATTTTATCCGAACTAAAATAACTGAAATAAATTTCAACAAAGAAGTAGAACGAAGCTCAATATGTCAGGATCGAAAGTCATTAGTTTTAAAAGGCGaacacaaatttaaaaataaatgtgaagAAGAAGTTCTGAAATATTGCGATCAGTCTATACCTCTTCCGTTTAATGATGCATATGAACAAAATAAATGGTTGAATTCTATTAAAATAGGTGAAGGGGCTTATGGAGAAGTATTTCTTTGTTCAAGAAATCAAAACAGATTGGAAAAACACATCTCcaatatagttttaaagatTATACCTTTAGAGGGTCCTACTGAAATTAATggagaaaagcaaaaaacattCAGACAAATTTTACCAGAAATAATTATTACTACAAAAATGAGCAGCCTtcaagcaaacaaaattaattctACGGATGGATTTGTAAGCATACACAAG GAGGGCCAACAATATTGTTTGCAAataatgttatttaatttaattacttaa